The following are encoded together in the Thalassolituus oleivorans MIL-1 genome:
- a CDS encoding PilZ domain-containing protein, with translation MEERRRYFRLDDEVILDFETITHEEAHQWKVKHVQHQSELAELERDISSILAQLQSQNPAITKVLDLFNRKVNLLVSPLGNKNTDKEISQTEMRTRVNLSACGMAFHSKEPMAENENLRVQMQLKPSNAPVSLIGTVVGVEASDNIDAPYLVRVNFEGLREAEQELLIHHLFQLQSRALRERNQAQNDAE, from the coding sequence GTGGAAGAGAGACGCCGCTATTTTCGCTTAGATGACGAAGTTATTTTAGACTTCGAAACGATTACCCATGAAGAAGCTCATCAATGGAAAGTGAAGCATGTTCAGCATCAAAGTGAACTGGCAGAGTTAGAGCGAGATATCAGTTCAATACTGGCGCAACTGCAATCACAAAATCCAGCAATAACCAAAGTGCTAGATTTATTCAATCGCAAAGTGAATTTATTAGTTTCGCCACTGGGTAATAAAAATACGGATAAAGAAATTAGCCAGACAGAGATGCGCACGCGCGTAAACCTTAGTGCTTGCGGCATGGCTTTTCATAGTAAAGAACCCATGGCTGAAAACGAAAACTTACGCGTGCAAATGCAGCTAAAACCATCCAACGCACCAGTGTCGTTAATAGGGACGGTTGTTGGTGTGGAAGCATCAGACAATATCGATGCACCTTACCTTGTGCGGGTAAACTTTGAAGGCTTACGCGAAGCTGAACAGGAGTTGCTAATTCATCATTTATTTCAACTGCAATCGCGCGCTCTGCGTGAACGCAACCAAGCCCAGAACGACGCAGAATAA
- a CDS encoding 16S rRNA (uracil(1498)-N(3))-methyltransferase: MPGPRVYSEHPLSIAHEFPLDDQAAIHLIRVLRLTEGDPIRVFNGDGHEYNATLCQVSKKSAHFHVSAIERSDALMPLSLHLGQVVSKGDRMDFTIQKATELGVSDITPLWSERCDVRLKGERLDKKVEHWQRVAIAACEQSGRNRIPTIHEPLNLSQWLATVDCEKKLLLHPHNQQPLTADKAPSSTALLVGPEGGFSDDEVALSAKNGFDGLLLGPRILRTETAALTAISVLQYVWGDFR; the protein is encoded by the coding sequence ATGCCAGGACCCCGTGTTTATTCCGAGCACCCTCTTAGCATCGCACATGAATTCCCACTCGATGATCAAGCGGCCATTCACCTGATACGAGTGCTGCGCTTGACCGAGGGCGATCCGATTCGCGTGTTCAATGGTGACGGCCATGAATACAATGCGACCCTGTGCCAAGTCAGCAAAAAATCTGCCCATTTTCATGTTTCTGCTATCGAACGTAGCGATGCCCTTATGCCCTTATCACTGCACTTAGGACAAGTCGTATCGAAAGGCGATCGCATGGATTTCACCATTCAAAAAGCAACAGAATTAGGGGTTAGCGACATTACTCCACTATGGAGTGAACGCTGCGATGTGCGTTTGAAAGGCGAAAGGTTAGACAAAAAAGTGGAGCATTGGCAGCGAGTTGCCATTGCCGCCTGTGAGCAAAGCGGTCGCAATCGGATTCCGACCATTCATGAACCACTAAATCTTAGTCAGTGGCTGGCAACCGTCGACTGCGAGAAAAAACTATTACTACATCCACACAACCAGCAGCCGTTAACGGCAGATAAGGCCCCGAGCAGTACAGCGTTACTTGTCGGGCCAGAAGGCGGCTTTAGCGACGACGAAGTCGCGCTTAGCGCAAAGAACGGATTTGATGGTTTACTACTAGGGCCGCGAATCCTGCGCACCGAAACCGCAGCCCTAACCGCCATTAGTGTTTTACAGTATGTATGGGGCGACTTTCGCTAA
- the radA gene encoding DNA repair protein RadA → MAKKKTAYVCTECGSDHSKWQGQCTDCGQWNTLQEFVVSSSKAPTRDARFEGYAGDTSSQGVQRLADINLNEVPRFTSGMAEFDRVLGGGLVPGSAILIGGHPGAGKSTLLLQTLCNLAAHMPVLYVTGEESLQQVAMRAQRLGLPLNDLQILSETNVERLTQLLQQHKPKIVVIDSIQVMHVEGIESAPGSVSQVRESAAYLTRFAKQTGTVLLLVGHVTKDGTLAGPKVLEHMIDCSIMLEGSGDSRYRVLRAIKNRFGAINELGVFAMLDTGLKEVKNPSSIFLSRSDEPAAGSVVMVIWEGTRPLLVEIQALVDDSHFGNPKRVAVGLDQNRLNLLLAVLHRHGGVHLGDQDVYINVVGGVKVSETGADLALLLAALSSFRNQPLEQGLIVFGEVGLSGEIRPVPSGQERIKEAAKHGFTRAIVPKANAPRAPIPGMEVIAVDKLQEAIERL, encoded by the coding sequence ATGGCCAAGAAAAAAACAGCATACGTCTGTACCGAATGCGGATCAGACCACAGCAAATGGCAGGGCCAATGTACTGACTGCGGCCAATGGAATACTTTGCAAGAATTCGTAGTATCGAGCAGTAAAGCCCCAACACGCGATGCTCGCTTTGAAGGTTACGCCGGAGATACCTCTAGCCAAGGCGTACAGAGACTGGCCGATATCAATTTAAACGAAGTGCCGCGCTTCACCAGTGGCATGGCGGAATTCGATCGCGTTCTCGGTGGTGGCCTCGTACCTGGATCAGCCATCTTGATTGGCGGCCATCCTGGCGCGGGGAAATCCACGCTCCTACTGCAAACCTTATGCAATCTCGCGGCTCATATGCCTGTGCTGTATGTGACCGGTGAAGAAAGCTTGCAACAAGTTGCCATGCGCGCACAGCGTTTAGGTTTGCCACTTAACGACTTACAAATCCTCAGCGAAACCAATGTTGAACGACTAACGCAATTACTACAGCAGCATAAGCCTAAGATTGTTGTAATTGATTCGATTCAAGTTATGCATGTCGAAGGCATAGAGTCGGCGCCGGGTAGCGTATCGCAAGTGCGCGAGAGCGCGGCTTATTTAACCCGCTTTGCCAAACAAACAGGCACAGTCCTGTTACTAGTAGGCCACGTTACTAAAGATGGCACACTGGCAGGGCCAAAAGTCCTCGAACATATGATCGACTGCTCGATCATGCTCGAAGGTTCTGGGGATAGCCGTTACCGAGTTCTACGTGCCATTAAAAACCGTTTTGGCGCCATTAATGAGCTCGGCGTGTTCGCCATGCTCGATACCGGACTAAAAGAGGTTAAAAACCCGAGTTCCATTTTCCTTAGCCGCAGCGATGAACCCGCTGCTGGCAGCGTGGTTATGGTCATTTGGGAAGGCACTCGTCCACTCTTGGTTGAGATTCAAGCATTGGTCGACGATAGTCATTTTGGTAACCCCAAACGTGTCGCCGTAGGCCTAGATCAAAACCGTTTAAATTTATTGCTTGCGGTATTACACCGTCATGGCGGCGTTCATCTTGGGGATCAAGATGTGTATATCAATGTCGTGGGCGGGGTAAAAGTATCGGAAACAGGAGCTGACTTAGCATTGTTATTGGCCGCACTCTCTAGCTTCCGTAATCAACCTCTAGAGCAAGGCTTAATTGTGTTTGGCGAGGTTGGTTTGTCCGGAGAAATACGCCCAGTGCCATCAGGACAGGAGCGTATAAAAGAAGCGGCAAAACATGGTTTTACTCGTGCCATTGTACCTAAAGCAAACGCTCCACGAGCGCCTATTCCCGGCATGGAAGTTATCGCTGTAGATAAACTACAAGAAGCAATCGAGCGGCTTTAA
- a CDS encoding Na+/H+ antiporter subunit G translates to MNMEMISALWLEILVALLIMIGGIFMLVGSVALVKLPDFFTRLHGPTKSTTLGIGATLLASVIWFSVVDGELRVHELVISLFLFMTAPVSAYMLGKAALHRRRPTIASTQHPSVRENAEHQRAND, encoded by the coding sequence ATGAATATGGAAATGATTAGCGCCCTTTGGTTGGAAATTTTAGTTGCACTGCTGATTATGATCGGCGGTATATTCATGCTCGTTGGGTCGGTAGCGCTGGTGAAATTACCAGATTTTTTTACGCGTTTGCATGGCCCTACGAAGTCGACAACCTTAGGTATCGGAGCGACTTTGCTCGCGTCGGTTATTTGGTTTAGTGTTGTCGATGGTGAATTGCGTGTGCACGAGTTGGTTATTAGTTTATTTTTATTTATGACTGCACCGGTGTCGGCATATATGTTGGGCAAGGCTGCTTTGCATCGACGTCGTCCGACCATTGCTAGCACGCAGCACCCTAGCGTTCGTGAAAATGCAGAGCACCAGCGAGCTAATGATTAA
- a CDS encoding K+/H+ antiporter subunit F: MLKIAILLASVLVCIALVLCLWRLFKGPDITDRILALDTLYINSIALIILLGLHHGSAMYYEGALLIAMLGFVSTAALSKYLLRGDIIE, from the coding sequence ATGTTAAAAATTGCAATTTTGCTAGCGTCTGTTTTGGTGTGTATTGCCTTGGTTTTGTGTTTGTGGCGCTTGTTTAAAGGCCCTGATATTACCGATCGTATTTTGGCACTAGATACTCTGTATATTAATAGCATCGCCTTGATTATTTTATTGGGGCTGCATCATGGATCAGCCATGTATTATGAAGGCGCCTTATTGATTGCCATGCTTGGCTTTGTTAGTACTGCAGCTTTATCCAAGTATTTATTACGTGGCGATATTATTGAATAG